In the genome of Microcoleus sp. FACHB-672, one region contains:
- a CDS encoding ATP-binding sensor histidine kinase codes for MNITLTGYQLKALPLHEGEKTMIFRGIKQLDQTSVIVKILKAQYPTLEEITQLRHEYKISQSLNKEEIVRPIALENYNNGLALILEDFGGESLKEFISHEKIDLAQFLLIAIQLASALAALHQNQIIHKDIKPHNIIINPKTKKVKITDFSISSRLSRETQNLSNPNLIEGTLAYMSPEQTGRMNRSIDYRTDFYSLGVTFYEMLTGSLPFPSTDPLELVHCHIAKQPIPLHAVETLDETPTFPEIFGAVSDIVMKLLAKNAEDRYQSAQGLKVDLEECLIHLQKTGKIQNFTPGKRDKSGKFYIPQKLYGREAEVVTLMDAFDRISGKQANKNSKEELGDLRSEMMLVSGYSGIGKSCLVQEVHKPILAARGYFIAGKFDQFKRNIPYAALIQAFAELIRQLLTESSDRISIWKEKLENALGANGQVIVDVIPEVELIVGHQPAVPQMGPAESQNRFNRVFKQFIHVFTRKEHPLVLFLDDLQWADSASLKLIHLLIADPDSQYLLMIGAYRDNEVSSTHPLILTLDEIKSGGAIVNNITLQPLAFPHVQELVADTLHEKERSKELAELVFNKTGGNPFFLTQLLQTFHAEKLVHFDFFEGRWLWNIEQIQAIGITDYNIVELVARNIQKLPEKTQHLLKLAACIGNSFSLDVLAIVNEQSVLTTADELWDALQAGLILPLSNAYKIPLFFDETHRGALVFEDIRVSYKFLHDRVQQAAYSLIAEDQKKATHLKIGQLLLQKTAKFSLEENIFDIVNQLNIGLELITSETEKEQLANLNLIAGTKAKAAAAYEAAVRYLTVGLKLLPANSWQDHYDLALSLHLEAVEAEYLNINFNKAATLVAVAGEQVTSLLDKVKVYELQMQVYIAQLEMIKAVDTGLQVLESLGVYLLTLSSEDSLVVELPELAELENIPAMTDPHKLAAMRILKLLCTPVFQAKPEIFLQVILTMINLCIEHGNSALSAFAYGFYGLLLSGLGKLDAGYQAGLIALQLLEQFDAKELKAKVYNLFNANIRSWTEHAKNSVASFQEGVQSGLETGDIEWGGYCIGNYCGYLFFTEKSLESAVRQQAPYIDLAIKIKQEIPIHFSSVWRQLGLNFQGRAADKYLLIGESFDEAQMLPRLIEAKTGTVLFVFYVAKTILLYQFRDFEAAIKSASLAAEQAGSAFGFMQVAVLNCYHSLALLAHYPQANPSEQQQFVEQVETNQKQMKIWAQHAPANFQHKYDLVEAEKARVLGESLRAMEFYDSSIKAAKNQGYVQEEAMANELAAQFYFECDKEKIAQAYLTEAYYCYIRWGAVAKAKDLASRYPGFFARLLARVTNNLEVTRTTTSTTGTVSAALDLAAVMKASLAISSEIVLDRLLEKLMHIVVENAGARKGFLLLKEAEKLVVVAEKNVANHTCSVLHAIPIEAVEDLPLSMINYIERTQKTVVVDAATTESLFITDPYILKNQPKSILGLPILHQGKLTGILYLENDLTAGTFTPERLEVLKVLTSQVAISIENAHLYTNLQVYSQELEVKNTALSEKTQELQQAFHKLQQTQSQLVQTEKISSLGQLVAGIAHEVNNPVSFITGNLHHASSYVQDLLKFLNLYQEHFPNPPAEIQEEAEALDIDYLIEDLPKMLSSMQVGTDRIREIMQSLRNFSRVDEQAKKPADIHQGIDSTLMILQHRLKAKAERPAILLVKEYGDVPQIECYAGQLNQVFMNILANAIDALDESNRHRSYKEIEQNPNRIKIRTELSAGWLVIRISDNGPGMPEDAKQRLFDPFFTTKPVGKGTGLGLSISYQIVVEKHGGKLSCVSAPGEGTEFILEVPAVYSSDAD; via the coding sequence ATGAACATTACTTTAACAGGCTATCAACTTAAAGCTTTACCCCTTCATGAAGGCGAAAAAACGATGATCTTTCGGGGTATAAAGCAATTAGATCAAACCTCAGTCATCGTTAAAATACTTAAAGCCCAGTATCCAACCCTGGAAGAAATTACTCAATTAAGACACGAATACAAAATTTCCCAAAGTCTAAATAAGGAGGAAATTGTTAGACCGATTGCTTTAGAAAATTATAATAACGGTCTGGCATTAATTTTGGAGGATTTTGGGGGAGAATCTCTTAAAGAATTTATCAGCCATGAAAAAATTGATTTAGCGCAGTTTCTTTTGATTGCCATTCAGCTAGCATCTGCTCTCGCGGCTTTGCATCAAAACCAGATAATTCATAAAGATATTAAACCTCACAACATTATCATCAATCCAAAAACTAAAAAGGTTAAAATCACCGACTTTAGCATTTCTTCGCGCCTGTCAAGAGAAACCCAAAACCTGAGCAATCCCAATTTGATAGAAGGCACACTCGCCTATATGTCACCGGAACAAACCGGCAGGATGAATCGCTCGATTGATTACCGCACCGATTTCTACTCTTTAGGCGTCACTTTTTATGAGATGTTAACAGGTTCGCTTCCCTTCCCCTCCACCGATCCGCTAGAACTCGTTCACTGCCATATTGCTAAACAGCCGATTCCTCTTCATGCTGTAGAAACGCTTGATGAAACGCCGACTTTTCCGGAAATTTTCGGGGCAGTTTCTGATATCGTGATGAAACTTTTAGCTAAAAATGCAGAAGACCGATATCAAAGCGCTCAGGGGCTAAAGGTAGATTTAGAAGAGTGCCTGATTCATCTGCAAAAGACAGGGAAAATTCAAAATTTTACTCCAGGTAAACGGGATAAGTCTGGAAAATTTTACATCCCTCAAAAATTGTACGGGCGCGAAGCAGAAGTCGTGACCTTGATGGATGCTTTTGATCGAATTTCTGGAAAGCAAGCTAACAAAAACTCGAAAGAGGAATTGGGCGATCTCCGTTCGGAGATGATGTTAGTTTCTGGTTACTCAGGCATCGGTAAATCTTGTTTAGTTCAAGAAGTGCATAAACCGATTCTTGCAGCGCGTGGGTATTTTATTGCCGGCAAGTTCGATCAGTTTAAACGAAATATTCCTTATGCGGCTTTAATTCAAGCTTTCGCCGAATTAATTCGACAGCTTTTAACAGAAAGTTCTGATCGCATCTCTATTTGGAAAGAAAAGCTGGAAAATGCTTTGGGTGCAAATGGTCAAGTAATTGTTGATGTGATTCCCGAAGTTGAATTGATCGTAGGACATCAGCCGGCTGTCCCTCAAATGGGTCCTGCTGAATCCCAAAATCGCTTTAATCGGGTGTTTAAACAGTTCATTCATGTCTTTACCCGAAAAGAACACCCGCTTGTCTTGTTCCTGGATGACTTGCAGTGGGCAGATAGCGCTTCCTTAAAGTTAATTCATCTGCTAATTGCTGATCCTGACAGCCAATACCTGCTGATGATTGGGGCATATCGGGATAATGAAGTCAGCTCAACTCATCCGTTAATATTGACTTTAGATGAGATTAAATCTGGCGGAGCAATTGTGAATAATATCACGCTCCAGCCTTTAGCGTTCCCTCATGTTCAGGAATTAGTTGCCGATACCCTCCACGAAAAAGAAAGATCGAAAGAACTTGCTGAGCTAGTTTTTAATAAAACCGGCGGTAATCCCTTCTTCTTGACTCAATTACTGCAAACGTTTCATGCTGAGAAGCTTGTACATTTTGATTTCTTTGAAGGTCGCTGGTTGTGGAATATTGAGCAAATTCAAGCTATTGGGATTACCGATTACAATATTGTCGAACTGGTTGCCAGAAACATTCAAAAGCTGCCGGAAAAAACTCAGCATCTTTTAAAACTAGCCGCCTGTATTGGCAACTCTTTTAGCCTAGATGTGCTTGCCATTGTCAACGAGCAATCGGTGTTAACCACTGCCGATGAGCTATGGGATGCACTGCAAGCCGGCTTAATTTTGCCGCTGAGCAACGCCTACAAAATTCCCCTATTTTTTGACGAAACTCACCGGGGTGCTTTAGTTTTTGAAGACATCCGAGTTAGCTACAAATTTTTGCATGATCGGGTGCAACAAGCTGCCTACTCTTTAATTGCAGAAGACCAGAAAAAAGCCACGCATTTAAAAATTGGCCAACTGCTGTTGCAGAAAACAGCAAAATTTTCTCTGGAAGAAAATATCTTTGATATTGTTAATCAGCTCAATATCGGTTTGGAACTGATTACCAGTGAAACGGAAAAAGAGCAACTTGCTAACTTAAATCTGATTGCCGGCACAAAAGCGAAAGCAGCGGCAGCTTATGAAGCGGCTGTTAGGTATTTAACTGTGGGATTAAAACTGTTGCCGGCAAACAGTTGGCAGGATCACTATGATCTGGCGTTGTCCCTGCATTTAGAAGCCGTAGAAGCGGAATATTTAAACATCAACTTTAATAAGGCAGCCACTTTGGTTGCAGTTGCCGGCGAACAAGTGACCTCTCTACTTGATAAGGTCAAAGTGTATGAACTGCAAATGCAGGTTTATATCGCTCAACTAGAGATGATCAAAGCCGTTGATACCGGCTTGCAAGTTTTGGAAAGCTTGGGCGTTTATCTCCTAACACTCAGCAGCGAAGACAGTTTAGTGGTTGAGTTGCCCGAACTTGCGGAATTAGAAAACATTCCCGCCATGACTGATCCGCATAAGCTGGCGGCTATGCGGATTTTAAAACTCCTGTGTACGCCGGTTTTTCAGGCAAAACCTGAGATTTTTCTGCAAGTCATCTTAACGATGATCAATCTTTGTATTGAACACGGAAATTCAGCACTTTCAGCGTTTGCCTATGGTTTTTATGGCTTGTTGCTGTCTGGACTCGGAAAACTGGATGCAGGATATCAAGCCGGCTTGATTGCTTTGCAACTACTAGAGCAATTCGACGCCAAAGAACTCAAGGCTAAAGTTTACAACCTATTTAATGCCAATATTAGAAGCTGGACAGAACACGCAAAAAACAGTGTAGCTTCCTTCCAAGAAGGCGTTCAAAGCGGACTGGAAACTGGAGATATCGAATGGGGCGGATATTGTATTGGTAACTATTGCGGGTACTTATTCTTCACTGAAAAAAGCTTAGAGTCTGCCGTACGACAACAAGCGCCTTACATTGATTTGGCCATAAAAATTAAGCAAGAAATTCCCATTCACTTTTCGAGTGTGTGGCGACAATTAGGGCTAAACTTTCAAGGCAGAGCAGCCGATAAATATTTGTTAATTGGCGAAAGTTTTGATGAAGCTCAAATGTTACCCCGTTTAATTGAAGCGAAAACCGGAACTGTTTTATTTGTGTTTTATGTTGCTAAAACGATTCTTTTATATCAGTTTAGAGATTTTGAAGCTGCCATAAAATCAGCATCCTTGGCGGCTGAACAAGCCGGCTCTGCATTTGGTTTTATGCAGGTTGCCGTCCTTAACTGCTACCACTCTCTGGCGCTCCTCGCTCATTATCCCCAAGCCAACCCCAGCGAACAGCAACAATTCGTAGAGCAAGTAGAAACCAACCAAAAACAGATGAAAATCTGGGCGCAGCACGCTCCCGCCAACTTCCAACACAAGTACGATCTAGTAGAAGCAGAAAAAGCACGGGTTTTAGGCGAATCTTTAAGGGCGATGGAATTTTATGACAGCTCCATAAAAGCAGCCAAAAACCAAGGCTATGTTCAAGAAGAAGCGATGGCAAATGAACTGGCGGCGCAGTTTTATTTTGAGTGTGATAAAGAAAAGATCGCTCAAGCTTATTTAACTGAAGCTTACTACTGCTATATTCGCTGGGGAGCTGTAGCAAAAGCAAAAGATTTGGCTTCAAGATATCCAGGTTTCTTCGCTCGCCTACTTGCTAGAGTAACTAACAATCTTGAAGTGACGCGGACGACAACCTCGACAACGGGAACAGTTTCAGCAGCATTAGATTTGGCAGCGGTGATGAAAGCTTCGCTTGCTATTTCTTCGGAAATTGTTCTTGACCGGCTGCTCGAAAAGTTAATGCACATTGTGGTTGAGAATGCCGGTGCGCGAAAAGGATTTCTCCTGCTTAAAGAAGCAGAAAAATTGGTGGTGGTTGCAGAAAAAAATGTGGCCAACCACACTTGTTCCGTGCTGCACGCGATTCCCATAGAAGCGGTTGAAGATTTGCCCCTTTCGATGATTAATTATATCGAAAGAACCCAAAAAACAGTGGTTGTAGATGCAGCGACAACCGAAAGTTTATTTATAACCGATCCCTACATTTTGAAAAACCAACCTAAGTCTATCTTAGGGTTGCCCATTCTTCATCAAGGAAAGTTAACCGGCATTCTTTATTTGGAGAATGACTTGACGGCGGGAACCTTTACCCCAGAACGCTTAGAAGTTCTGAAAGTTTTGACTTCTCAAGTTGCGATTTCGATTGAAAATGCTCATCTATACACAAATTTACAAGTGTATTCCCAAGAGCTAGAAGTCAAAAATACTGCCTTGAGTGAAAAAACCCAAGAACTTCAACAAGCGTTTCACAAGCTGCAACAAACTCAAAGTCAACTGGTTCAAACCGAAAAAATCTCAAGTTTGGGGCAACTGGTTGCAGGAATCGCGCATGAAGTGAATAACCCCGTTAGCTTCATCACCGGCAACCTGCATCACGCTAGCAGTTATGTACAGGATTTGCTCAAATTCCTGAATTTATACCAGGAACACTTCCCGAATCCCCCGGCTGAAATTCAAGAGGAAGCAGAAGCGCTAGATATTGATTACTTAATTGAAGATTTGCCTAAAATGCTTTCTTCGATGCAGGTAGGAACTGATCGCATTCGAGAAATCATGCAGTCGTTACGCAATTTCTCACGAGTGGATGAGCAAGCGAAAAAGCCGGCAGACATTCATCAGGGTATTGACAGCACACTGATGATTCTGCAACATCGCCTGAAAGCAAAAGCAGAACGTCCGGCAATTCTTCTGGTGAAAGAATATGGGGATGTGCCTCAGATAGAATGTTATGCCGGCCAGCTTAACCAAGTGTTTATGAACATTTTGGCAAACGCAATTGATGCTTTAGATGAGAGCAACCGGCATCGTTCTTACAAGGAAATTGAACAAAATCCCAATCGCATCAAAATTCGCACAGAACTCAGCGCCGGCTGGCTGGTGATTCGGATTTCTGATAATGGGCCAGGGATGCCTGAAGACGCTAAGCAACGTCTGTTTGATCCTTTCTTCACGACAAAGCCGGTGGGTAAAGGCACTGGATTAGGATTATCGATTAGTTACCAAATTGTGGTTGAAAAACACGGAGGAAAATTGAGCTGTGTCTCAGCACCCGGAGAGGGAACAGAGTTTATTCTTGAGGTGCCGGCTGTTTATTCAAGTGATGCCGATTAA
- a CDS encoding acylase — translation MFLNLPLSARLKGRLLRITLLIASFAITLLLGIYSPSAGSQSNEILWDTYGVPHIFSQDAKSLFHAFGWAQMQSHGNLILRLYAQARGRAAEYWGEDYLESDQWVHTMGIPQRASEWYKAQSPEFQTNLNAFAAGINAYAKQHRDEIDDELEIVLPIEPADLLAHLQRVVHFTFVVNPQSLSNIHEDANPAGSNGWAIAPSHSESGNAMLVANPHLPWADLFLWYEAQLNAPGIDAYGATLVGFPVLEIAFNNNLGWTHTVNTHDGWDAYELQLAKDGYRFDGKTRAFEIENKVLKVKQADGTLREEPLSVRRSIHGPVVAQKDDKAIALRVVGLDQPGALEEWWEMARANNLTAFEIALKRLQIPMFTVIYADREGHIMHFFNGQVPVRSQGDFEDWSGIIPGDSSGNLWSKNHPYEDLPRVIDPPTGWLQNANDSPWTTTFPPAIEPDNYPSYMAPRGPMNLRPQRSAKMLLEDDKLSFDEVVKYKHSTRMELADRLLDDLIPAARQGSELARRAADVLQNWDRNADADSRGAVLFAFWADAMDSDNLFAKPWSEKSPLTTPDGLADPADAVATLEAVAAKVEATYGALDIAWGEVNRLDSGDVNLPANGAEDFLGAFRALELSPTKDGHFEAVGGDSYVAVIEFSQPVKAMALTSYGNATQPNSPHRGDQLKLFAGKQLRPVWRSRPEIEAHLASRQQF, via the coding sequence ATGTTCTTAAATCTCCCGCTTTCAGCTCGTCTTAAAGGGCGATTGTTACGAATCACTCTATTAATTGCCAGTTTTGCCATAACTTTGCTTCTAGGCATCTACAGCCCATCTGCCGGCTCACAAAGCAACGAAATTTTGTGGGATACCTATGGCGTTCCTCATATTTTTTCACAAGATGCAAAAAGTTTGTTTCACGCCTTTGGTTGGGCGCAGATGCAAAGTCACGGCAATCTGATTTTACGTTTGTATGCTCAAGCGCGGGGACGGGCAGCAGAATACTGGGGGGAAGATTATTTAGAATCCGATCAATGGGTACACACAATGGGAATTCCCCAACGCGCCAGCGAATGGTATAAAGCCCAAAGTCCAGAGTTTCAAACTAACCTTAATGCCTTTGCCGCCGGCATCAACGCTTATGCTAAACAACATCGTGATGAAATTGACGACGAATTAGAAATTGTGCTGCCCATTGAGCCGGCAGATTTACTCGCTCACTTGCAGCGTGTTGTTCATTTCACCTTTGTTGTCAACCCACAAAGTCTTTCCAATATTCACGAAGACGCCAATCCTGCCGGTTCTAATGGTTGGGCGATTGCACCTTCACATTCAGAAAGTGGAAATGCCATGTTAGTTGCCAACCCTCATCTTCCTTGGGCAGACTTATTTCTTTGGTATGAAGCGCAACTGAATGCCCCGGGAATTGATGCTTATGGAGCAACCCTCGTAGGATTTCCTGTTCTAGAAATTGCTTTTAATAATAACCTCGGTTGGACTCATACGGTTAACACCCATGATGGCTGGGATGCCTACGAATTGCAATTAGCAAAGGATGGTTATCGCTTCGATGGAAAAACCAGAGCTTTTGAGATAGAAAACAAAGTCTTGAAAGTGAAACAAGCAGACGGGACTCTACGTGAAGAACCTTTGAGCGTGCGGCGATCCATTCACGGGCCGGTTGTGGCGCAAAAAGATGATAAAGCAATTGCGCTGCGAGTTGTAGGATTAGATCAGCCGGGAGCTTTAGAAGAGTGGTGGGAGATGGCACGGGCGAACAATTTGACAGCGTTTGAAATCGCTCTTAAACGCTTGCAAATTCCCATGTTCACGGTGATATATGCGGATCGAGAAGGGCATATTATGCACTTTTTTAACGGTCAGGTGCCGGTGCGTTCTCAAGGAGATTTTGAAGATTGGTCAGGTATTATCCCAGGCGATAGTTCTGGGAATTTATGGTCAAAAAATCACCCTTACGAAGACTTACCTCGTGTGATCGATCCACCCACCGGCTGGTTGCAAAATGCTAACGATTCGCCCTGGACAACAACATTTCCACCGGCAATCGAGCCAGATAATTATCCCTCTTATATGGCACCGCGTGGCCCGATGAATTTGCGGCCCCAACGTTCGGCTAAGATGCTGCTTGAAGATGACAAACTCTCGTTTGATGAAGTGGTTAAATATAAGCACTCAACGCGCATGGAATTGGCTGATCGTTTGCTAGACGATTTAATTCCTGCAGCCCGTCAGGGTAGTGAATTGGCGCGTCGGGCAGCTGATGTCTTGCAAAATTGGGATCGCAACGCAGATGCAGATAGCCGAGGTGCCGTGCTTTTTGCATTCTGGGCTGATGCAATGGATTCTGATAACTTGTTTGCGAAACCTTGGAGTGAAAAATCTCCCCTGACAACGCCCGATGGTTTGGCAGATCCTGCCGACGCGGTTGCGACATTAGAAGCAGTTGCAGCCAAAGTTGAGGCGACTTATGGCGCACTAGATATCGCGTGGGGCGAGGTAAACCGGCTTGATTCGGGGGATGTTAATTTGCCGGCAAATGGTGCTGAAGATTTTCTGGGTGCATTTCGTGCGCTTGAATTATCTCCCACAAAAGACGGTCATTTTGAAGCAGTTGGGGGAGATTCTTATGTTGCCGTGATTGAATTTTCTCAGCCGGTAAAAGCAATGGCACTGACCAGTTATGGCAATGCAACGCAACCCAATTCGCCGCATCGTGGCGATCAGTTAAAGTTATTTGCCGGCAAACAATTAAGGCCAGTATGGCGATCTCGCCCGGAAATTGAAGCGCATTTAGCTTCTCGGCAACAGTTTTAA
- a CDS encoding leucyl aminopeptidase, giving the protein MDFRAIELSFLDWSGDALAIGLFEDAVELTGNLAQLDEKLAGTLKELIEESEFKGKDGSSAVTRVGTGSPIRKIIVVGLGKADALKLDSWRRAAAAAARLANKEKCKTLALALPVWHEAPDATAEAIVEGVELALYQDNRFKSETENKGLKLEQIDLLGLAGTEASITRAQQICAGVMLARQLVAAPANSVTPVTMAEAAQAIASEHGLEIEILEREACEELGMGAFLGVALASDLPPKFLHLTYKPEGTPRRKLAIVGKGLTFDSGGLNIKVAGSGVEMMKVDMAGAGATLGAAKAIALLKPDVEVHFISAVTENMISGHAMRPGDILTASNGKTIEINNTDAEGRLTLADALVFAEKLGVDAIVDLATLTGACIIALGDDIAGLWSPDDTVANQLLKASEMAGEKFWRMPLEEKYFEGLKSPLADMKNTGPRPGGSITAALFLKQFVKETPWVHLDIAGPVWTDKESGYNSVGATGFPVRTLVNWVLGDA; this is encoded by the coding sequence ATGGATTTTCGAGCGATTGAACTTAGCTTCTTGGATTGGTCAGGGGATGCCCTAGCGATCGGATTGTTTGAGGACGCCGTCGAATTAACCGGCAATTTGGCGCAACTCGATGAAAAGCTAGCCGGCACCTTGAAAGAACTGATTGAAGAAAGCGAATTTAAGGGAAAAGACGGCAGCAGCGCCGTGACTCGCGTGGGCACCGGCAGCCCCATTCGCAAAATCATTGTAGTCGGTTTGGGCAAAGCAGACGCCCTGAAATTAGACAGCTGGCGTCGGGCTGCCGCTGCCGCCGCGCGATTGGCAAATAAAGAAAAGTGCAAAACTCTGGCGTTAGCGTTGCCGGTGTGGCATGAGGCACCGGATGCCACAGCAGAGGCGATTGTGGAAGGCGTAGAACTGGCTCTATATCAGGATAATCGCTTCAAATCTGAGACTGAAAATAAAGGGCTAAAACTAGAACAGATTGATTTGCTGGGCTTAGCCGGCACAGAAGCCTCCATCACCCGTGCTCAGCAAATTTGTGCCGGTGTGATGCTCGCACGCCAACTCGTTGCAGCGCCGGCGAATTCGGTAACGCCAGTAACAATGGCAGAAGCCGCCCAAGCAATTGCCTCTGAACATGGCTTAGAGATTGAAATCCTTGAACGAGAAGCCTGTGAAGAACTCGGCATGGGAGCCTTTTTAGGCGTTGCTCTAGCCTCCGATCTGCCGCCCAAGTTCCTCCACCTCACCTACAAACCAGAAGGGACACCACGCCGCAAACTGGCAATTGTGGGCAAGGGTTTGACCTTTGACTCTGGCGGTTTGAACATCAAAGTCGCCGGCAGCGGTGTGGAGATGATGAAAGTAGACATGGCGGGTGCCGGTGCTACTCTGGGTGCAGCTAAAGCGATCGCACTGCTGAAGCCAGATGTGGAAGTTCACTTCATCTCAGCCGTAACTGAAAATATGATTAGCGGTCACGCCATGCGCCCTGGCGACATCCTCACGGCTTCAAACGGCAAAACAATTGAAATTAACAACACGGATGCTGAGGGGCGTTTGACCCTGGCAGATGCCTTAGTGTTTGCTGAAAAACTGGGAGTTGACGCAATTGTAGATTTGGCAACCCTAACCGGCGCGTGCATTATCGCATTGGGCGATGATATTGCCGGCTTATGGAGTCCTGATGATACCGTGGCAAATCAACTGCTAAAAGCATCGGAAATGGCCGGTGAAAAATTCTGGCGGATGCCTTTGGAAGAGAAATATTTTGAAGGCTTAAAATCTCCGCTCGCGGATATGAAAAATACCGGCCCGCGTCCCGGTGGTTCAATTACGGCTGCTTTGTTTCTGAAGCAATTTGTTAAAGAAACGCCTTGGGTTCACCTAGATATTGCGGGTCCTGTTTGGACGGATAAAGAAAGCGGTTATAACAGTGTCGGAGCCACCGGCTTCCCAGTCCGCACGCTTGTGAATTGGGTGTTAGGTGACGCTTGA